From the genome of Eucalyptus grandis isolate ANBG69807.140 chromosome 2, ASM1654582v1, whole genome shotgun sequence, one region includes:
- the LOC104424507 gene encoding vacuole membrane protein KMS1, with the protein MGSAGGGAASQRMDASIAGLQQKHQHDLENLTLTAQPFKTLKFFILAVIQCVQRSMFYLLRRGGWLMLLSTLAVAIGVLLVTFDGPHEKHVEELSEYIQFGLWWIALGVASSIGLGSGLHTFVLYLGPHIALFTIKAMQCGRVDLKTAPYDTIQLKRAPSWLDKDCSEFGPAMFMPVHGLRVPLSSILPQVQVEAVLWGIGTALGELPPYFISRAAQLSGGRVDAMEELDVSAGEGGGFIARYLGRIKRWLLSHSQHLNFFTILVLASVPNPLFDLAGIMCGQFGISFWKFFLATLIGKAVIKTHIQTVFIISVCNNQLLNWMENELIWALSFIPGLSSVLTNLITKLNAVRDKYLTAPPVPSKVKVKKWDLSFASIWNSIVWLVLLNFFIKIVTSTAQSNLKKQQEKELNDLRIRLSSAMNSN; encoded by the exons ATGGGGTCCGCCGGAGGAGGCGCTGCGTCTCAGCGCATGGATGCGTCCATTGCAG GACTCCAGCAGAAGCATCAGCATGATCTGGAGAACTTGACACTAACAGCACAGCCCTTCAAAACGTTGAAGTTCTTTATTTTGGCTGTAATCCAATGTGTTCAAAGATCAATGTTTTATCTTCTCAGAAGAGGTGGTTGGCTTATGCTTTTAAGTACTCTGGCAGTGGCTATTGGAGTTCTGCTTGTGACTTTTGATGGCCCCCATGAAAAG CATGTCGAGGAGCTCTCTGAATATATTCAGTTTGGTTTATGGTGGATAGCACTTGGTGTAGCATCTTCAATCGGTTTGG gaTCTGGTTTGCACACTTTTGTCCTATATCTTGGTCCTCATATCGCTCTGTTCACCATTAAAGCAATGCAATGTGGGAGAGTTGATCTGAAAACTGCTCCTTACGATACAATACAACTGAAAAGGGCTCCTTCTTGGCTTGACAAGGATTGTTCTGAATTTGGACCTGCTATGTTTATGCCTGTTCATGGTTTGCGGGTTCCCCTCAGCAGCATTTTACCACAGGTCCAGGTAGAGGCTGTCTTGTGGGGAATTGGTACTGCACTTGGAGAGCTTCCTCCATATTTTATATCAAGGGCAG CACAGCTGTCAGGCGGCAGAGTAGATGCCATGGAAGAATTGGATGTTTCCGCTGGTGAAGGTGGTGGATTTATAGCTCGTTACCTTGGACGAATCAAACGATGGCTCCTCTCACATTCTCAACACTtgaatttcttcacaattttagTGCTTGCCTCG GTTCCAAATCCTCTCTTTGACCTTGCTGGCATCATGTGCGGACAATTTGGGATTTCATTTTGGAAGTTCTTTCTTGCTACGTTGATTGGAAAGGCTGTTATCAAAACTCACATTCAG ACGGTTTTCATTATATCAGTTTGCAACAATCAACTTCTAAATTGGATGGAGAATGAGTTGATTTGGGCGCTTAGCTTTATCCCTGGTCTTTCTTCAGTCCTTACTAACCTCATTACCAAACTCAATGCTGTCAGAGATAAGTATCTCACGGCACCTCCTGTGCCCTCAAAAGTAAAG GTGAAGAAATGGGACTTGTCCTTTGCTTCAATATGGAACAGCATCGTATGGCTTGTACTCCTGAACTTCTTCATTAAGATAGTAACTTCGACTGCTCAAAGTAATCTGAAGAAACAGCAAGAAAAGGAGCTCAATGACTTGAGAATCCGCTTATCCTCAGCAATGAACTCAAACTGA